From Flaviflexus ciconiae:
ACTGGGACGCGTTGAGGGTATCGCTGCCCTGGCGACGGCTCTTCTAACCGACTGAGTACGTGAGATAGTCAGCTAGTTTGCTGGTGCCATCAAGAACGCCAGCCACGGCGCCCCAAGCATGCCAATAGGTCGGTGACGAAGTTCGCCAACGAGCGGCCGTGAACGGCGGCACGAGGACCACGGTGTGCGCCGCTGTCCCAGAAAACTTAGTGGGCGCGGCGCGGAACTCACCGCATCGCGCCCACACCTTGGTTAAACTCAGCCTTTCGGCGGGCAGCCAAGGTTGAGCGCTTACTATTCCTCGAAGGCGGCCACGTTGTCGCGATTCTTACGCTCGGGCTTGATCAGGAAGAACGTAAGGAAGCCGGCGAGGAGGACGACGACGATGCCGAGGATGCCAAAGTAGGCGGCTTCGTCCTTCGTGATGTCGAGAGCGGTAGCTCCGATGGTGATTGCCATGGAGTAGAGGAAGGGCGAAAGGAACGAGACGGCACGGCCCGTCGTTGCATAGAGGCCAAAGATCTCGCTTTCCTCACCGGCGGGGATGATCCGGGCTAGGTAGGTACGGGAACTCGACTGCGTGGGACCAACGAAGACGCAAAGGAGAAGTCCGCAGATCCAGAAGACGATTGTTCCGGCGTCGTGGAGGAAGAAAATGAGGAGCCCGAGAGTCACCATTGACGTGAGAGAGAACAGGATGACGGGGCGGGAGCCGAAATAATCGTCCGCATAGCCAAAGGTAATGGTAGCGATGCCGGCGACGAGGTTTGCGGCGATACCGAAGACGAGGACCTCGCCATCGGAGAAACCGAAAGCCTTAGCAGCGATCACGCCACCGAAGCTGAACACACCTGCGAGACCATCGCGGTACAGGGCGGAGGAACCAAGGAAGTAGACGAGCGAACGATCCTTGCGCCACAGGCGGGCAATCGAAGCAAACAGCAATTTGTAGGAGCCGATGATTCCCACCTTCTCCGTCGTCTTCGGCACCGTATCGGAAGCGGTCCGCATAAGAGGGAAGGAGAAGATAAGGGTCCAGATGGCACAGAGGACCATGGACACGCGGATCTTCATCCCATCATCGGATGTCACCCCGAACCAGCCGACTTCGGGCCGATGATACCCAAGTAGAGGATTAGCATCAGTACGATTCCACCGACGTACCCCAGTCCCCAACCGATCCCCGAGATCTTGCCGCGGTTCTGCGGAGTGGAGATATCGGTCAGCATGGCGTTGTAGACGACCGATCCGGTGTCGAACGCAATATTGCCGATCGCAAGCAGAAGCAGACCCAGCCAGAGATAAGACTCCTCCGGGCGCACCAAGGCGAGCCCGGCCGTCGCCAGAATGGTGATCGTGGTGGTGAGAGTAATAAGGCTACGGCGTTTGCCGGAGCGGTCAACGGACTGACCCATCACGGGGGCGATGATGGCGACAATGATGCCGGCCGCTGTCATCGTGTAACCAAAGTTCGTGTTGGCGTCGGGGCCAAAGAAGTCGCTGTTGACGATGTAGACCGAGAAGACGAAGGTGGTGACGACCGCGTTGAAAGCTGCCGAAGCCCAGTCCCAGAGGGCCCATGCCGTAACCTTGCCGCGCGTCGTTCCGCTTGACGAAATGCTCATTCCTGCACCGTAGCGCCTGAAGGTTGCCAGAAAGTAATGAATGGCGAAAATCCCGTCCCCGAGTCGTGTGGATCCCGAGGTTATCCGGGTAACCTAGAGGTGTGACTCTGGAAATACATGACTCAGCGACAAAGACTCAGCAGGTGTTCGAACCCCGCACCCCGGGCAAGGTCGGAATCTACCTGTGCGGAGCCACCGTTCAAGGAGCCCCCCACATTGGGCACCTGCGGTCGGCCCTCGCCTTCGACGTGCTGGCACGCTGGCTCATCAGGTCCGGGTACGAGGTAACAACGGTCCGTAACGTCACCGACATTGACGACAAAATCCTCGCAAAGTCAGCGGAGGCAGGCTGGGAGTGGTGGGCCTGGGCCTACCGTTTCGAACAGGAATTTGCCGACGCGTATCGTGCACTGGGAGTTCTGCCTCCCACATACGAGCCGAGGGCAACCGGCCACATCACCGACATGATCGACCTTATCCGCCAGATCATCGAGGCGGGCCATGCCTACGTAGGAGATCCCGGGAACGTCTACTTCGACGTGGGATCCCTCCCGGACTACGGTTCGCTGACCCGTCAGAGCCTGCGGAACATGACCGTGGACGAAGACGAGGTCGAGGCCGACAAGAGGAACCCGCACGACTTTGCCCTGTGGAAGGCACCGAAGGAAGGCGAACCAGAAACGGCCGCATGGGATAGCCCCTGGGGTCGGGGCAGGCCCGGATGGCACATCGAATGCTCCGCCATGGCAGGCCGCTACCTCGGTGACGACTTCGATATTCACGGGGCGGAATCGACCTGCGTTTCCCTCACCACGAAAACGAGCAGGCACAGTCGCACGCCGCTGGACGTGGATTTGCGAAGTACTGGATGCACAACGCCTGGGTGACGGTAGACGGCGAGAAGATGAGCAAGTCGCTCGGCAACTCCCTCATCGTCTCCGAGATTCTTAAACAGGTCTCCGCCCCGATCCTTCGCTTCGCGCTCACAACGGTGCACTACCGGTCCACCGTTGCCTACTCGCCATCCACGCTCTCGGAAGCCACAACCAACTGGGAGCGACTCTCGGGATTCCTCGCCCGGGCCGCCGAAACCGTTGGCGAGGCCGACGCTGACCGAGTTGCCTCCCTGACCGCAGAGCATATGCCCAAGGAATTCCGGGAGGCCATGGACGACGATCTCAACGTCTCCGCAGCCATGGCAGTCATCCACGACCACGTGACAAAAGCAAACGTGGCACTCGGCGCCCGCGACGATGTTGCGGTAGCCGAAGCCCAAATCATTATCCGCGCCATGCTGGACGTCCTCGGGCTCGACCCCAGGTCCCCGCAGTGGCTCCAGTCCGGCTCCAGCTCGCACGATGAGGCGCTCGCGGTCCTCGTCCAGGAGGTCCTCGACCAGCGCGCCAAGGCGCGTGCCGACAAGGATTGGACAATGGCAGACAGGCTTCGCGATACGCTCGCAGAGGCCGGCATTACCGTAGAAGACGGCGCGGACGGCGTCCGCTGGCACGTCAAGGAGAATTCATGAGCAACCACAGGCCCGCCAACAAGAAGGGCCCGAAGGTCGGCTCCGGAGGAGTGCGCCGTCGGCGACTCGAAGGACGCGGCCCCACGCCGAAGGCGGAGGACCGCGAATACCACGTCGCCCACGCCAAAAAAAAGGCACGGGAGGCCGAAGAGAAACGACAGGAAGCAATCAAGCTTGCTCGCGCCGGAGGTAAGCTCCCGGCCTACCTCAAGCTTGAGGCTGGCCATGAACTGATCTCGGGGCGCAACCCCGTCCTCGAAGCTGTTCGTGCCGGAGTGCCTCTGACCCGCGTTTTCGTGGTTCCCGGCGGCACCGTTGACGAACGCATGGAGGAGGCGGCGCGGACCGCGGCCGGCCGGGGGGCGCCCGTTGTTGAGGTGAGCCGCGGACACCTGGACACGATGACGGAGAAGGCCGCCCATCAGGGTATCGCCATTGAAGTCCCGCCCTATGACTACACGGATATCGATACCGTCGTCTCCGACATTGCGGAAGCCGACAAGACCGGTCTCATTCTCGCTCTTGATTCGATTACCGACCCGCACAACCTCGGTGCGGTGCTCCGCTCGGCATCGGCCTTCAACGCCGATGCCGTTCTCATCACCGAGAGACGCTCCGCCGGGGTTAACGGAACGGTGTGGAAGGTGTCGGCAGGTGCGGCCGCCCGCGTGCCCGTCGCACGGGAAACAAACCTGGTTCGCACCCTCGATCATTTGAAGTCGAACGGCTACTTCGTTGTGGGGCTCGCCGGCGAGGGCGATGTCATGCTCGATGACCTTGAGCTTGCCGATATGCCACTCGTTCTTGTTACCGGATCCGAAGGGAAGGGTCTATCCCGTCTCGTTCGGGAAACGTGTGACCAGGTCTGTTCCATCCCGATCTCGGGTGAAATGGAGTCGTTGAACGCAGCGGTGGCTACGGGTATTGCCCTCTACGAAGTGGATAGGCGAAGGAGGAAGGCAACAGCATGACCATGTGGCGCCCCGTCAGCGGGGATATCTACGGCCTCGACCCGATTCTCTTCAACGAAGAGGCGTTCCAGGAATTTTTCGCCAAGGAACGGGTGCTGGCGCGAGGTAAGAACATCGAAAACGGCCACTATGAGATTGAGCTTGCCGTAACGGGACGACGCAGGCGCGTCGCCGTTCTTGACGACGAAGGCTACGTCATTCCAGGCATGCCACTGTCGGAGCTCGTCGATACGATGGATGCGACGCTCCGCAAGGTCCAGATCGTCATCGATGGCGAGGTCCGCTACGGCGATATCGACCTCGGATCCCTCCCCGCCGATCTGGCTGAGGATGTTGCCTTCTTCCAAGAGGGAGATGATGGACTGACCGGGGTCGCGCAGACACCTGAAGAAGCTACGTCGGAGACGGCGGACGCGGAGGAAGATGAAGAGCTACCGGATGCTCCGTTGCTCATGCTGACCGACATTGTTCTCGCGGAGATTCCCGCGCTTGCAGCGGTCTCCAAGGTGACGATGGCAGCGATTCCGCACGGCACAATCAACGCGATAGTGGGGGAGAAAGCCGTTGACCCGAAGCGGCTGATCCTGCCGAAGCCGGTCTTCCACCTGACTCTCCGCACCCAGGGTGAAGGCGCCCCCGTCCTGACGGTCACGCTCGACAACCAGCGCACCCAGAGCTGGACCTGGGACGGTCAGCTCCCCATCCTCGACTGGATGAACGAATATGACGGGGCACGCGAATTTGCCGACGAACACCTGGGCGCCGGTGCACTCGCCAGACGATGCGTCCTCGAGATCGAAGATGGCTCAGCCATGGAAGTGCGGGATGCTCTCCTGTCGAACAAGAAGCTTGGCCCGGCCTTCTTCGTTCAGGCCATGGGCTTGCGCCCCGAGATCCTCGATGTTCTCGACGGTCGAATGAAGGTGAATGAGCTGCAGGACGCGGAAGTGTTCGAGCAGGCCACGTTTGCGAAGGCCCTGCGGGAAGCGCTTGCCCTTGAAATCTCGGGCCACGGTGTTGCCAAGCCCAAGCTGTGGGCAACCTACCGGAAGGTCTTCCTCGACAACCCGGGGCTCCTCAACGCCGCCGCCTCCATCCAAGCAGCCCTCGGCGGGTCCATCTTCGTTGGTGCCCTCCAAGCGAAGGGCCGGAAGGCACGCTGGGGTGCTGGCGCCGGAGCTCTCCTCATGGTGAATGCGGTCTCCCGAATTCTCACCACCCAGTTCATTCAGGAATCGCTCGAGCAGAGTGAGGCCGTCCAGAAGCTAGCCGCGGCTGCCGCCGAGGAAGCGAGGACCGAGGAACGCGCTCGTATCCAGCAAGAAGCCGCGAGTGCAAGTGCAGAGACTGCGCAGACCCCGGGCTCCGCAACCGCACAGACACCGGAGGATAGCGATGAGTGACGACCAGATTGAAGCATTCTGGACCCGTGCAATAACGAAGGCGCGGATCAATCAGTTCGAAGTCGTGACAGGCCCAGATCGGGACTCGGCACTCACACCGCCCGCGTGGTCACTGGACGATGAGACGGTGGAAGCGGCCCTGCGTGACGGCAAACTTGTTTTGATGTCGGCGGCCTCCCAGCACGAGGTCCTTCCAAAAGCGTGGGGCCTATCGATCCTCCTGTGGGAAGACGAGACACCCGCGGCACTGGTGCAGACCACCGAGGTCACGGTCCGCACCAAGGAAGAGCTCGATGCGGAAGAGACAATCGGTGACTGGGCCGCGGTTCGCGACACCATCCCTGCGGGGGCATCCGTCGTTGTCGAAGTCTTCAAGGTTCTTGCCGACAATGCGTAAGACCAGCATTCTCGCCGTGTGCGCTCTGTTAATTGGTGCATGTGGGACGGATGCTGAGGAAGAACCGACAACCAGGTCGTCGGCAACGTCCACCCCGATCGAGTCGGCGGGGCCGTCCGGTGATGCCACGTCGAGCAGTGCTCCGGCGCCGTCTGGGACGACAGAATCCGACGACCCGGTTGCCACGGAGGAGCCGCTGACACTTCTCGTGGTTGGACTCGATGCTGACTCGGGGTCGCAACGAGCAGACGTCACGATGCTTGTCCGCATTGATGGCGACCGCGAGCATCTGACCGCCATGTCGATTCCGCGTGACACCTGGGTGGAGATCCCGGGCCACGGTGAAAACAAGATCAATGCCGCCTACGCGTTTGGGGAAGAAGAACTCCTGTCGCAGACGGTTAGCGACCTGTACTCCGCGGAAATTGATCACGTCATGGCTGTGGACTTTGAAGCGTTTACTGAACTGTCCAGCATCCTTGGACCCATCGAAGTGGAGACAGCCGACGGTGTTGTCACCTTGGAAGGTGAGGAAGCCTTGAGTTTTGTGCGGGAACGGAAGTCGCTTCCCGCCGGAGACTTCGACAGGGTCCGCCGCCAGCAGGCATTCCTCGCGGGGGTCTCGCAGTCCCTTCGCGAAGCCGGTCCCGCCGAACTCGCTCAGCTAGCAGAGCTCGCAGGGGAGTACATCGAGGTAGATGGACGCAGTGGGATCAGTGCACAGGCGCTACTTCTCAGCCTGCTCGATGATGCTGCGGGAACCGAGCAGGTTTTCTTCTCCGCACCCCACGCCGGAACCGGCTGGTCCGAGGACGGTCAATCAATCGTTCTCGTCGATGCTGAGGAAACCCAGCAGATTGCAGAAGCCTACGAGTCCGATACCGTTGCGGAGTGGGTTGAAGAATCCCAGGCAGAAACGCTCGACAGCAGGCCGGTCAACTAGGGACGAAACTGCTGCAGGGCGGCTTGGCTGATGCGTAGGGCGGAGTTGTAACTATTTCTGGAAGCGAATAGGCGTGACCGGAGTTGATCAGCGCTCGACGGTTACGCAGTTCTCGGGCTGGTGAGTTCCTGCCCGGCGGACAACTCGGCAATCTCACCGTCGGGACGAAGCTCTGTGAAGTCCTCGCCGAGAACAACATCGAGAACCTCCGTTGTGGTTGTGCCGTCAAGGAGAACCGTCGCGGTGGGGAACATGCGGGCGAGGGAGTAGGCCTGCGGAAGGGCCCCGAGCGACGAGTAAATGACGACGGGGGCCTGAGGAGTTTCCCCACCCCAGTTCAGTTCGTCGGCAACAGCAACGCCATGTTCGGTGAGCTTCCCAGCGACCGTCGCGGCCAAGCCAGTGCGTGGGCTTGCGTTGTAAACCTTGACGGTGATCGAAGTGTTTTCCACCGCCTGGGTGCCGGCAGGAATACAGGGGACAACGTTGTCCTGAGCATCTTCTTCCGCAGTGAACTCGCGGTTCATCGGGAAGGGAACGATTCCGGTGAACCAGAGGAGCCCAAGAAGGAGCAGGAGGGAAAGCAGCAGGCCGATACTGCCGAAGATGACAGTCTGACGCTGCTGCAGGCGCTGACGGTAGCTCGTTCTTTGATGAGAGTTCACCCCTCAACGTTATCCCACGCGAGTAATCGGTGGCTTCCAGACACGGTTTCTTCAGTAGGATAGATGACCGATAACCGAAAATTTTGACCAAGGATACTACTCCCCAAGTTCGACGATGAGCGAGGGGCAGAACATTCCTAGAATGATCGGGACCAGGGGAGGTGTGTGTGCGAGGAAAAGGTTTCATCGCTGCTCTCGTACTTGTTCTAGCGGGCTGCGGTTCGGTTGCGGACGAGGAGGGCGAAAGCGCACCCTCACGGACTGGGACACGTGATACCCCCACCGCTTCTGAGGAAAACCCGGCAGTACCTCCCGCTGCCGAAAGCCCCGCTACGCCAACGGGCGCCGTTGAAGACACAACCGTATTCCCCTCCGAAACGGGATCCTCCAACGGCAGCATGTCAGACAGTCAGGACGACAGTAGCGACGGTAGCGAGCCGGAAATGAATGAGGCTCCGACCGTTGAGCCGGAGGAAACCAGTAGCGCCCAAGATAGCGGAGCTATGGGACTTAAAGTTGCCTCGTCCAATCCCGGTTTCCTCATCGGCGACAGGTTCACAGTTGATGGCGAAGTCTATCGACGACTGGTCATGCCCGATGACTACGAGAACATTGTTCAGGACTCGGTCCTGAGCGACTCCGATCTGACGATTCCCGAAGAGAACGTCATCGATGCGCTCCTCGTGACCGGACGGTTCGCAGGCGAAGAACTAGCGACCTCCGAACTGGCCTTCGACTATTCCGAAGAGAATGCTCGTGCCTGGCTCGAAGAAAATGCGGACCTTTTCGTCCAGCCCGACCTTGTCGAGGCGGGGCTACTCGACACCGAGTCCCCCAATAATTCGCTTGCTCTGCTCTACACCAACAATGGCTGGGACAGGGGAGTGCCCGAACGGGTAGCCCGAGTACAGAACCTTCACGTCGAGCTTGCCGATATTGAGCAGGACGGACAAAACCTCACCATCACCCACTCGGTATCGTTCGAAGCCAAGGTTGACGGTGCTGGCGGACTTGACGGTACGTTTGTTGAGAAGACCCGACTGACTGCCACCTACGAAGTGACTCAGGTCGATGGCGAATGGAAGATCGCGGACTACACGACCTCCTGGCAAACCCGCTACTGACGCGGCGGCCATGGCACGGGGGTTGCTCCGCCGAAAGTGCTTAGGCGCAGTGGAGACGGTCGAGTAGCTTCGCCAGAAAACTATGAACTATTCGACTCGCGTCAACGTTGCGGCAAGATGATCAGTCATGGGCTGTCCCACCGCCGCCATGCCGAACCTCATCTCCAACACATCGCCCGATAACGTGTACTTCCGAGTCGTGGCATCAACGCGTTTCGCAGAAGAAGAGTTGTGGAGAGTTGACGTCAGGGAAATTTCGAAGCCTGCCTCTCCTTCCACCAGCGTTCCTTCCGCAAGTTCTGTCTGACCCGTCGGGAGGGCAAGAATGAATTCCACGTTGCCGGGGGACGGGATGCGGAGATAACCCGTTTCGGTATGAAGGGGAGTGCCGGTCGGCGACCAGGTCTTCTGCTGATAGTGCAGGAACGGCTTCCCGGTGTTCGTGAAGGTCAGTTCCTCCACGTAATCGAAAGTCTTGATCGTTGGATAAAAGCCCTGGCCAGGCCCCTTCCAAACGCCGACGAGGGCGGCGACGGGTTTCAGGTTTGCATGAAGGTCCATGACCACAATCCTAATGAGAACGGAACCGCCTGACTCGGACATCAAGAGTTTGCCCGGATAGCTACCAATGGTGGGCTACCCGGGCAAACGAAATACTCGTTTTAGAACGACGTAGGTGGTCCTACCTCGAGCTGAAGCTCCGAGAAAACTCAGCGGCGCCGCGGCGGCTGGAGCCGTTAGAGCGGCCCCTAGCTAATCCAGACCGGTTACCGGATCCGCGTGCACCCTGCTCGGAGTGGCCACCGGAACCGTGTGCTCCGCGGCCGCCACCGGAGCGGCCGCGTCCGCGTCCGCGTGAATCGGCCTGGTTACGAGAGTCTGATTGTCCGCGTGAGGGTGCTGAGCGTTTGCCTCGGGAAGACCCGGACGAGCGGGGCTTGGTGGAGGCCTGCTGGGTAGGTTGGGGTGCCTTGCCCGAACGATCCGCGGCTTCTTCGGGAGAGAGGAAGGCGCGCTTGCCGGGTGCAAGATCGAAGAGGATCGGGTGATCCGGGTGAGCATTGGTGAAGGTCGGGCTAATCTTCGCCTTGCGGAGAAGGGAACGAACATCGTTCCGCTGGTCGGGTAGCTCGATGGTGATAACCGTGCCTGCCTTGCCGGCGCGTGCCGTGCGGCCCGACCTGTGCAGGTAGGCCTTGTGCTCAACCGGCGGATCCGCGTGGATGACGAGTGCAACATCGTCAACGTGAATGCCACGAGCGGCAATATCGGTCGCAACCAGGGTCTTCACCTGTCCGGAGTGGAAGGCCTCGAGGTTCCTCGTGCGTGCGTTCTGCGACAGGTTGCCGTGCAAATCAACGGAGGGGATACCCAGGCGGATCAGCTGCTTGGCGAGCTTCTTCGCTCCGTACTTCGTGCGAGTGAAGATAATGGAATTGCCGGGTGCGGCCGCCAGCGAGGCGATGACATCGGTCCGGTCCTCGCCCGTCACTCTCAGAACATGATGCTCCATCGCGCTGACGGGGGAGAGCGCCGAATCTGCCTCGTGGGTGATCGGGTCGTGCATGAACTCCTTGACGAGGGTCGAAACCCCGGCGTCCAGCGTTGCCGAGAAGAGAAGACGCTGGCCCTGCTTGGGAGTTGCCCTCATGATCTTCCGGACATTGGGAAGGAATCCCATGTCAGCCATGTGGTCCGCTTCGTCGATCACGGTGACCTCCACGTTTGAGAGATCGACAAGCTTCTGGCCCATGAGGTCGAGAAGCCGGCCCGGGCAAGCAATGAGAATATCGACGCCGCGGGCCAGCGTGCGGGCCTGCGGATTCTGGTTTACTCCGCCAAAGACAACGGTCGAGACCAGCTTGGTTCTCTGCTCGAGAACAAGAAGGGAGTCATGCAGCTGTGTTGCGAGCTCGCGGGTTGGAGCAAGAATCAGGGCACGAGGCTTCTTGGACTGTCGGCGGCCCTCCGTCTTTAGGAGACGAGCAACAACAGGAATGAGGAAAGCAAAGGACTTGCCGGAGCCGGTTCGGCCACGGCCGAGAACGTCGCGGCCCTTGAGCGAATCCGGGAGGGTTGCTTCCTGGATCGGGGTCGGGATCGTGATGGCCTCGTTCGCAAGAGCGGAAACGAGGTTGTGGGGCACGCCAAGGCGTACAAAAGTGGATGACATGTAAAGAGCTACCTATCGGGAGTTGTCTCACCGGGGCGTCATGTAAAAGTAAGGGCGTCATGCAGAATTTTGATTGACCTGCGCGCCAGCGGCCCGGGGTAAGACTGAGCGGACCGATGACTGGATGCTATCAGTGCATGAAGTGTGAACGAACGTTCGGTGCTGATCGTCACCATTGATGGTTCGTGTGCGAAGCCTGTTTCAGGGACACAACTGACACTGCGAACCGGTCTGAAATGGGTGTGGACCTTTACCGGGCGGCAGTGTTGAATAGCTCACAAAGGTGCTGGCTCATCCGGGGAGGGACCATGGGGCTCACCAAGTATCAGACAGGCGGTTCTACCTCGTGGGCTACGGAGCCCCTGAAGGCCGCGTTGACCGAGATCGTGCGTGCCATTGGGGTTTCCGACGTGCGGATTAGTGCCTACCAAGAAAATGGGGTGGGTTGGCACAAAACCGGTGAGGCTGGGGATGTTCAGCCCGGCCGTCAAGATAATCCGTCCTACCCCGACACGGTCGACGTCATGAACGAGATCGTCAAGTACGTGGTCGCCAACTGGGATCGGCTCCACGTTCGGTACGTGGCTGCGCTGGGATGGGAATACGGCGGAAGCTGGGGTGGGCCCGAGAGAAAACGCCGCCAAGTTACAGACTATGGGGGATCCGATCCCTTCCGCGACCATCATGTCCACGTCGACTTCACGTCCGGCCGAATCCCTGGAGCTAACGCCGGCATTGCCGTTGGGTGAAGTGCCTCGGGTTTTGTTCCGTTTGAGTAGATGGGAATATTTTGGACCATGCCGAAGGGGTTTGATCAGGATGCGAAAGACCGCGTTGTTGGCTTGGTGGAGGACCGCATTTTGGCGGAGAGAATTTTCGACGTAGGAAGCGTGCACGTTTGTGGCGCCCAAACTGGGTGTCTTGTGGCACACGGCCCGATAATGGACGCAAGTAGCTCGACGCGAAGGACGAGTTCCTGAACGTCTTTGCGAAGACTTGGCAGCTGAAAACGCAAGGCTACGGCGAGAATACCAAGAGCTACGTGACACAAACGGGTTGTTGAAAGTTGCATCGGCTTTTTTCGCATCGGAACCAGGCCCCAAACGTTAAGAAATGATCCGGTTTATCGATGAATATCGGGATCGTTTCACAATCGAGTGCATCTGTACGACGCTGAAGAATAATCGTGAAGGTGGCTTCATTACCTCACGTGGTTACCGGCAGTCGAAAGCCCGTGGACTATGTTCTCGCGCTCTTCGCGACGCAACTCTCGTGGAGCATGTTCGTCAGGTTCACGCTGATAATTACGACGTCTACGGCGTGAGGAAAATGTGGCGCGCTCTTCGATGTGGAGGCATTGATATCGGTCGCGAGCAGAGGGCTAGGTTGATGGGCTTGGCCGGCCTGTCAGGCAAAGGCAAAGATGGTGCACCTGTCACCACTGGCAAGCCTCAGGGCCCAGATCTGCGGCCTGACCTCGTTAATCGTGAATTTAAAGCACCGGGTCCAGGCAAACTGTGGGTGGCTGACATTACATACGTCCGCACGCGGAAAGGATTCGTGTACACCGCGTTTGTCACCGAGGTGTACTCCCGCAAGATTGACGGGTGGGCGCTGTCAGATTCGATGCGCACGGAGGCGTTGCCGCTCCAGGCACTGAACCAAGCGATTGCGTGCGCAAAAGAAACAGCCGGACTGGTTCACCATGTGGACCACGGCTCGTAATACGTCAGCATCGTCTACAACGAGCGGCTAGCCAAGTACGGGATCACTGCGTCCACCGGGACAGTCGGTTTCTCCTATGACAATGCCCTGGCCGAGAACGTCAACGGTTCCTACAAGAATGAGCTCATTCATCGCCGACGGTGGGCAGGCGTTGCCGAGGTAGAAATTGCGACGTTTGAGTGGGTGACTTGGTGGAACGACTACAGGCTCCACCAGTCCCCGAGCTACCGCACGCCAGCCGACGTTGAATCAGAATTTGGCAAGAACAGCGCAGCTCAAGAAAAAATAGAAAACAAGGCACATGCCAAGGAACAAAACCCGAGGCACTTCATTTTGCCGTATTTGCGGTAGCGCCCCGGTACCTACCGCCAGGTGTCCGATCGACAGAACCGAACGGCGAGCGAGCCATAACTAATCGCGCTCCCTCACTATCCGAAAAAGACCGAAAATCGGGCAGGCCATAGGTTGCTGTTTTAGAGGGTAACCGAAGACGCCTTTTTCGTTGGCTTCACGGGGGAAATGGTTATAAGGGCCACTCCTTTTGGGGCGTCTCTAAGAGTGGCCCTAATTGTGTCCTTAGCAGTGCAGATTAGATGGATTTATGCCGAAAACTAGCCCTCAACACGACAATCTAGCCCTCAACGTGAAAGGGACTTTTCGTTGGTGTGCCAACGAAAAGTCCCTTACCTTGCGGAGGATGGGGGATTCGAACCCCGAGGGCTTGCACCCAACCCGCTTTCCAAGCGAGCGCCATAGGCCACTAGGCGAATCCTCCTCGCATGCTACGAGGCCGTAACATGCCTGTTCATACTAGCCGATAAAGCTCGTTCGGGTGAAATTCGCCGGTGTAGCGTTCGCCATGAAATGTGTGCCCTTGGGGGAACGAATCTCCTACCCTGCGCCCTGTCGCCCCGGTGTTCGATCGTCGTTCAGTCGTATTTGTGGTTCTCATCTCGCCCTCGGGTGCCCGTTAAGGTTATTTGCGTTCACATGGGTTGTTGTGGTGGGGGAAATAGGACCTTGGGCCGATGCGCAGGATGTGAAACGACATACCGAATCTCGAGACGTCTATACAAAGTGGGTTGTGGTTTGCCAGAATGGCATTGCACGTCAATTGTTGACTTGGAAACTATTCGTTTCCTATCGGAGACCGGAAGGAGGA
This genomic window contains:
- a CDS encoding MFS transporter, translating into MKIRVSMVLCAIWTLIFSFPLMRTASDTVPKTTEKVGIIGSYKLLFASIARLWRKDRSLVYFLGSSALYRDGLAGVFSFGGVIAAKAFGFSDGEVLVFGIAANLVAGIATITFGYADDYFGSRPVILFSLTSMVTLGLLIFFLHDAGTIVFWICGLLLCVFVGPTQSSSRTYLARIIPAGEESEIFGLYATTGRAVSFLSPFLYSMAITIGATALDITKDEAAYFGILGIVVVLLAGFLTFFLIKPERKNRDNVAAFEE
- a CDS encoding LytR C-terminal domain-containing protein; this encodes MNSHQRTSYRQRLQQRQTVIFGSIGLLLSLLLLLGLLWFTGIVPFPMNREFTAEEDAQDNVVPCIPAGTQAVENTSITVKVYNASPRTGLAATVAGKLTEHGVAVADELNWGGETPQAPVVIYSSLGALPQAYSLARMFPTATVLLDGTTTTEVLDVVLGEDFTELRPDGEIAELSAGQELTSPRTA
- a CDS encoding MFS transporter, which produces MSISSSGTTRGKVTAWALWDWASAAFNAVVTTFVFSVYIVNSDFFGPDANTNFGYTMTAAGIIVAIIAPVMGQSVDRSGKRRSLITLTTTITILATAGLALVRPEESYLWLGLLLLAIGNIAFDTGSVVYNAMLTDISTPQNRGKISGIGWGLGYVGGIVLMLILYLGIIGPKSAGSG
- the rlmB gene encoding 23S rRNA (guanosine(2251)-2'-O)-methyltransferase RlmB, yielding MSNHRPANKKGPKVGSGGVRRRRLEGRGPTPKAEDREYHVAHAKKKAREAEEKRQEAIKLARAGGKLPAYLKLEAGHELISGRNPVLEAVRAGVPLTRVFVVPGGTVDERMEEAARTAAGRGAPVVEVSRGHLDTMTEKAAHQGIAIEVPPYDYTDIDTVVSDIAEADKTGLILALDSITDPHNLGAVLRSASAFNADAVLITERRSAGVNGTVWKVSAGAAARVPVARETNLVRTLDHLKSNGYFVVGLAGEGDVMLDDLELADMPLVLVTGSEGKGLSRLVRETCDQVCSIPISGEMESLNAAVATGIALYEVDRRRRKATA
- a CDS encoding LCP family protein, with amino-acid sequence MRKTSILAVCALLIGACGTDAEEEPTTRSSATSTPIESAGPSGDATSSSAPAPSGTTESDDPVATEEPLTLLVVGLDADSGSQRADVTMLVRIDGDREHLTAMSIPRDTWVEIPGHGENKINAAYAFGEEELLSQTVSDLYSAEIDHVMAVDFEAFTELSSILGPIEVETADGVVTLEGEEALSFVRERKSLPAGDFDRVRRQQAFLAGVSQSLREAGPAELAQLAELAGEYIEVDGRSGISAQALLLSLLDDAAGTEQVFFSAPHAGTGWSEDGQSIVLVDAEETQQIAEAYESDTVAEWVEESQAETLDSRPVN
- a CDS encoding FABP family protein is translated as MDLHANLKPVAALVGVWKGPGQGFYPTIKTFDYVEELTFTNTGKPFLHYQQKTWSPTGTPLHTETGYLRIPSPGNVEFILALPTGQTELAEGTLVEGEAGFEISLTSTLHNSSSAKRVDATTRKYTLSGDVLEMRFGMAAVGQPMTDHLAATLTRVE
- a CDS encoding DEAD/DEAH box helicase; its protein translation is MSSTFVRLGVPHNLVSALANEAITIPTPIQEATLPDSLKGRDVLGRGRTGSGKSFAFLIPVVARLLKTEGRRQSKKPRALILAPTRELATQLHDSLLVLEQRTKLVSTVVFGGVNQNPQARTLARGVDILIACPGRLLDLMGQKLVDLSNVEVTVIDEADHMADMGFLPNVRKIMRATPKQGQRLLFSATLDAGVSTLVKEFMHDPITHEADSALSPVSAMEHHVLRVTGEDRTDVIASLAAAPGNSIIFTRTKYGAKKLAKQLIRLGIPSVDLHGNLSQNARTRNLEAFHSGQVKTLVATDIAARGIHVDDVALVIHADPPVEHKAYLHRSGRTARAGKAGTVITIELPDQRNDVRSLLRKAKISPTFTNAHPDHPILFDLAPGKRAFLSPEEAADRSGKAPQPTQQASTKPRSSGSSRGKRSAPSRGQSDSRNQADSRGRGRGRSGGGRGAHGSGGHSEQGARGSGNRSGLARGRSNGSSRRGAAEFSRSFSSR